In Bacteroides cellulosilyticus, the genomic stretch GAAACGACAGTTCCCATTAAAGGAAACTCGCGTTTCTATTAGAGGAAACTGTCGTTTCCTGCACTCGGAAACTTGTGTTTTGACTTATACTAAATCCGGTTGTTACTTTTAGCGACTAGTTGCTAAATAAGTTGTTATATTCTATTGTTCTTTCCTAAAAATGTTGTTAGTTAAGCTGCATTGTCCCTAAAATAGTTGTCACTTCCGAAAACAATGGACAAATCAGATTGTTTTCCGGTTCTCGGTAAAAGTCAATAGGGCTCGATGCCCTATTGGCTTTTTTGAGACAATGGCTTAAATCGTCACGCCTCCGATTCTCGGTGATGCAAATATACTGTTTATTTGTCATTTCAAACATACGGCATTACTTTTTCCACAGACATTTTCCCGGCACTTCTCCATAGTATACATCCATTGGCTTTTTCATTCCAATACTCATGTGCGGGCGTTCATTATTGTAGAATTCTATCATCTCCGCAATCTGCCTGCGCGCATGTTTCTCGTCTTTAAACAGCGCCATCCCGTATATCCATTCTGTCTTCAGTATACCGTTCATTCTTTCGGCTACCGCATTGTCTGTCGGATTGTAACTTTCAGTCATACTGATACGTATATGGTGTTCTGTCAAGATACCGATATAAGCATTACATGCATATTGTGAACCTCTATCCGAGTGGTGTATCGTGGCGCACAGGTTTCCTCCTCCGGCCTGGGTTATTGCTTGTTCCAATGCTTGTTGCGTATACTCAGACTGAAGTCCGGGAGCGAGTACCCATCCCAACACTGCATGAGAGTACATATCTGTGAGCAAGTGAAGATAGCATACACCACCTTCAATCCAGATATAGGTAATATCGCTGACCCAGATATGATTCGGATATTGTGCGGTTACGCCTTTTATCAGATTAGGGTATTTCTTGTACAGATGGTTTGAGTTCGTTGTGCGGCGGGGCTTCTTGGCAGGGAGCATGAGATGTTCCGCACGCATCAGGTTCAGGAATGCATCCCTGCCACCGACCGCGCCACTGCCGTAGATGGAGCAAAGTTCATAATGTAGCTTCAACGCACCCATACCGGGGGCTTTCGAACGGTAATAGTGAACCGCAGACAAGATGGCTGTCCGTATCTGACTGCGTGAAAGAATTGTTTTTTTCTTTTTGTAGTAGGCCTGGGCAGACATGCCAAATAGACCGCAAAGAGTTCTCACACTCATGGAAGGGAACTCTTCACGAAGGCCTGTTACTATTTGGCACCACCTTTTTTTAAGATAGAAATCTTTTCTTCAGTTTCGGTGAGTTCGATCAGCTTCTTGAAGGCATGGGAGCGTAATTTTTCAAGCTCCAAGGCTTTTTGAAGACGCAAAATCTCCTCTTCAAGAACTTCTTCGCGCGATTTGGGTTCTTTTTTCATTTCTAGCTCCGCTAACAGTTCAGAAGGCAAAGATAGCGATTCTGAATGAAGGGGATACTTACGGATCCACTTAAAAAGGGTACTATGACTTGGAATACCCCACTTCTTTGAGATAACATAAGTTGACATACCACTAGTGTAATAATCTCTAAGAACTTCCAACTTGAAAGTCTCAGAATAGCTTTGATGAGATGAATTTGGCATAGTTTTTCTCTTTTTATGCCGCCAAATAGGTGTCAACCTAAATCCGTATAAGACATTTTTTATCAGGGTATTGGAATTCCCACAGATGTTACCGAAAAAAAACATCACCCGATCAAAACTGAGATTATACAACATCAACCCGATCCGACTTATCGATAAAAAAGAACTATTTTGAGCATAAATGCAGGAATACTGCACAAAATTACGAATAGATATTGGAAAATCAGAAAGCTATATGGTGAAATCGGCAAAGAAAGAGTGGAAAAGTGCTGAGATGGATTTATGCGAATATGATGGATAACAAAAAGATAATCAGAAATATATGTCTTGTCAAGGGCGGTGTAGGTAAAAGTGTACATAAACTCTATGTATAGCGAGTGAATACGGATTTATTAGCTGAAAAGGCTGGATTTATCTATTTTCAATAATAAAATGTCTGAAATTGAAAGCCATGGAGGGCAGAGCGCTCTTATATTTGTGAGCAATATAAGTGTGGAACTATGATAAGTATGGCAGGACAATCTGATTAAAAAAATATTTTAAATAATAATGATATGAAGAAAAAGCTATTCAGTTTATTTGCTTTGGCTATTGGATTTCAGACAATTGCCTTATCACAAAATAATGAGTGGAGAGATCCGGAGGTAAATGCTGTAAATCGTGCTCCGATGCATGCCAACTATTTTGCCTATGAATCGCATGATGCTGCCCGTGCAGGTGTGAAGGAAGAATCTGATAATTTTCTGTCACTGAATGGGATGTGGAAATTTAATTGGGTAAGGAATG encodes the following:
- a CDS encoding IS3 family transposase, which codes for MSVRTLCGLFGMSAQAYYKKKKTILSRSQIRTAILSAVHYYRSKAPGMGALKLHYELCSIYGSGAVGGRDAFLNLMRAEHLMLPAKKPRRTTNSNHLYKKYPNLIKGVTAQYPNHIWVSDITYIWIEGGVCYLHLLTDMYSHAVLGWVLAPGLQSEYTQQALEQAITQAGGGNLCATIHHSDRGSQYACNAYIGILTEHHIRISMTESYNPTDNAVAERMNGILKTEWIYGMALFKDEKHARRQIAEMIEFYNNERPHMSIGMKKPMDVYYGEVPGKCLWKK
- a CDS encoding transposase; translated protein: MPNSSHQSYSETFKLEVLRDYYTSGMSTYVISKKWGIPSHSTLFKWIRKYPLHSESLSLPSELLAELEMKKEPKSREEVLEEEILRLQKALELEKLRSHAFKKLIELTETEEKISILKKGGAK